The following proteins are co-located in the Pan troglodytes isolate AG18354 chromosome 5, NHGRI_mPanTro3-v2.0_pri, whole genome shotgun sequence genome:
- the CCN6 gene encoding cellular communication network factor 6, producing MNKRRLLYPSGWLHGPSDMQGLLFSTLLLAGLAQFCCRAQGTGPLDTTPEGRPGEVSDAPQRKQFCHWPCKCPHQKPRCPPGVSLVRDGCGCCKICAKQPGEICNEADLCDPHKGLYCDYSVDRPRYETGVCAYLVAVGCEFNQVHYHNGQVFQPNPLFSCLCVSGAIGCTPLFIPKLAGSHCSGAKGGKKSDQSNCSLEPLLQQLSTSYKTMPAYRNLPLIWKKKCLVQATKWTPCSRTCGMGISNRVTNENSNCEMRKEKRLCYIQPCDSNILKTIEIPKGKTCQPTFQLSKAEKFVFSGCSSTQSYKPTFCGICLDKRCCIPNKSKMITIQFDCPNEGSFKWKMLWITSCVCQRNCREPGDIFSELKIL from the exons ATGAACAAGCGGCGACTTCTCTACCCCTCAGGGTGGCTCCACGGTCCCAGCGACATGCAGGGGCTCCTCTTCTCCACTCTTCTGCTTGCTGGCCTGGCACAG TTCTGCTGCAGGGCACAGGGCACTGGACCATTAGATACAACACCCGAAGGAAGGCCTGGAGAAGTGTCAGATGCACCTCAGCGTAAACAGTTTTGTCACTGGCCCTGCAAATGCCCTCATCAGAAGCCCCGTTGCCCTCCTGGAGTGAGCCTGGTGAGAGATGGCTGTGGATGCTGTAAAATCTGTGCCAAGCAACCAGGGGAAATCTGCAATGAAGCTGACCTCTGTGACCCACACAAAGGGCTGTATTGTGACTACTCAGTAGACAGGCCTAGGTACGAGACTGGAGTGTGTGCAT acCTTGTAGCTGTTGGGTGCGAGTTCAACCAGGTACATTATCATAATGGCCAAGTGTTTCAGCCCAACCCCTTGTTTAGCTGCCTTTGTGTGAGTGGGGCCATTGGATGCACACCTCTGTTCATACCAAAGCTGGCTGGCAGTCACTGCTCTGGAGCTAAAGGTGGAAAGAAGTCTGATCAGTCAAACTGTAGCCTGGAACCATTACTACAGCAGCTTTCAACAAGCTACAAAACAATGCCAG CATATAGAAATCTCccacttatttggaaaaaaaaatgtcttgtgCAAGCAACAAAGTGGACTCCCTGCTCCAGAACATGTGGGATGGGAATATCTAATAGGGTGACCAATGAAAACAGCAACtgtgaaatgagaaaagagaaaagactgtGTTACATTCAGCCTTGCGACAGCAATATATTAAAGACAATAGAG ATTCCCAAAGGAAAAACATGCCAACCTACTTTCCAACTCTCCAAAGCTGaaaaatttgtcttttctggatGCTCAAGTACTCAGAGTTACAAACCCACTTTTTGTGGAATATGCTTGGATAAGAGATGCTGTATCCCTAATAAGTCTAAAATGATTACTATTCAATTTGATTGCCCAAATGAGGGGTCATTTAAATGGAAGATGCTGTGGATTACATCTTGTGTATGTCAGAGAAACTGCAGAGAACCTGGAGATATATTTTCTGAGCTCAAGATTCTGTAA
- the TUBE1 gene encoding tubulin epsilon chain isoform X3, whose amino-acid sequence MEEGVVNEILQGPLRDVFDTKQLITDISGSGNNWAVGHKVFGSLYQDQILEKFRKSAEHCDCLQCFFIIHSMGGGTGSGLGTFLLKVLEDEFPEVYRFVTSIYPSGEDDVITSPYNSILAMKELNEHADCVLPIDNQSLFDIISKIDLMVNSGKLGTTVKPKSLVTSSSGALKKRHKKPFDAMNNIVANLLLNLTSSARFEGSLNMDLNEISMNLVPFPQLHYLVSSLTPLYTLTDVNIPPRRLDQMFSDAFSKDHQLLRADPKHSLYLACALMVRGNVQISDLRRNIERLKPSLQFVSWNQEGWKTSLCSVPPVGHSHSLLALANNTCVKPTFMELKERFMRLYKKKAHLHHYLQVEGMEESCFTEAVSSLSALIQEYDQLDATKNMPVQDLPRLSIAM is encoded by the exons ATGGAAGAAGGGGTAGTGAATGAAATTCTGCAGGGACCACTGAGAGATGTATTTGATACGAAACAGCTCATCACTGATATTTCTGGCTCAGGAAATAATTG GGCCGTGGGTCACAAAGTTTTCGGCAGTCTTTACCAAGACCAGATTTTAGAGAAATTCAGAAAGTCGGCAGAGCACTGTGATTGCTTGCAGTGTTTCTTTATAATACATTCCATGGGAGGAG GAACAGGATCTGGACTTGGCACATTTCTTTTAAAGGTGCTTGAAGACGAATTCCCAGAAGTATACAGATTTGTGACTTCCATTTATCCTTCTGGTGAGGATGATGTCATAACCTCACCTTATAATAGCATCTTGGCAATGAAGGAACTTAATGAGCATGCAGACTGTGTGTTGCCCATTGACAATCAA TCTTTATTTGACATCATTAGCAAAATCGACCTCATGGTGAATTCTGGAAAGTTGGGTACAACTGTGAAGCCAAAGAGTCTGGTTACTTCAAGTTCTGGGGCTTTAAAAAAGCGGCATAAGAAGCCCTTTGATGCAATGAATAACATTGTGGCAAATTTGCTGCTCAACCTAACGAG CTCTGCAAGATTTGAAGGGTCCCTTAATATGGACCTTAATGAAATCAGCATGAATTTAGTTCCTTTTCCTCAACTTCATTATCTCGTGTCAAGCCTAACACCTCTGTATACACTGACAGATGTTAACATTCCTCCTAGAAG ATTGGATCAGATGTTTTCAGATGCCTTTAGTAAAGATCACCAGCTGCTTCGGGCAGACCCCAAACACAGTCTTTACCTCGCCTGTGCACTCATGGTTAGAGGAAATGTACAAATTTCAGATCTTCGTAGAAATATTGAAAg attAAAACCATCTCTACAATTTGTCTCCTGGAATCAAGAAGGCTGGAAGACCAGCCTGTGTTCCGTACCTCCTGTGGGCCATTCTCATTCGTTATTAGCTTTAGCAAATAACACATGTGTGAAGCCCACCTTCATGGAACTGAAAGAGAGATTCATGAGGCTCTACAAGAAAAAG gcTCACCTTCATCACTATCTACAAGTTGAAGGGATGGAAGAAAGCTGTTTCACAGAAGCTGTGTCATCTTTATCAGCACTCATACAGGAATATGACCAACTGGACGCCACAAAAAACATGCCTGTGCAGGATTTACCCAGACTAAGCATAGCTATGTGa
- the TUBE1 gene encoding tubulin epsilon chain isoform X1, with product MTQSVVVQVGQCGNQIGCCFWDLALREHAAVNQAVLIDMEEGVVNEILQGPLRDVFDTKQLITDISGSGNNWAVGHKVFGSLYQDQILEKFRKSAEHCDCLQCFFIIHSMGGGTGSGLGTFLLKVLEDEFPEVYRFVTSIYPSGEDDVITSPYNSILAMKELNEHADCVLPIDNQSLFDIISKIDLMVNSGKLGTTVKPKSLVTSSSGALKKRHKKPFDAMNNIVANLLLNLTSSARFEGSLNMDLNEISMNLVPFPQLHYLVSSLTPLYTLTDVNIPPRRLDQMFSDAFSKDHQLLRADPKHSLYLACALMVRGNVQISDLRRNIERLKPSLQFVSWNQEGWKTSLCSVPPVGHSHSLLALANNTCVKPTFMELKERFMRLYKKKAHLHHYLQVEGMEESCFTEAVSSLSALIQEYDQLDATKNMPVQDLPRLSIAM from the exons ATGACCCAGTCGGTGGTCGTACAGG TCGGCCAGTGCGGAAACCAGATCGGCTGCTGCTTCTGGGACCTGGCACTAAGGGAGCACGCCGCGGTCAACCAG gctGTCTTGATTGATATGGAAGAAGGGGTAGTGAATGAAATTCTGCAGGGACCACTGAGAGATGTATTTGATACGAAACAGCTCATCACTGATATTTCTGGCTCAGGAAATAATTG GGCCGTGGGTCACAAAGTTTTCGGCAGTCTTTACCAAGACCAGATTTTAGAGAAATTCAGAAAGTCGGCAGAGCACTGTGATTGCTTGCAGTGTTTCTTTATAATACATTCCATGGGAGGAG GAACAGGATCTGGACTTGGCACATTTCTTTTAAAGGTGCTTGAAGACGAATTCCCAGAAGTATACAGATTTGTGACTTCCATTTATCCTTCTGGTGAGGATGATGTCATAACCTCACCTTATAATAGCATCTTGGCAATGAAGGAACTTAATGAGCATGCAGACTGTGTGTTGCCCATTGACAATCAA TCTTTATTTGACATCATTAGCAAAATCGACCTCATGGTGAATTCTGGAAAGTTGGGTACAACTGTGAAGCCAAAGAGTCTGGTTACTTCAAGTTCTGGGGCTTTAAAAAAGCGGCATAAGAAGCCCTTTGATGCAATGAATAACATTGTGGCAAATTTGCTGCTCAACCTAACGAG CTCTGCAAGATTTGAAGGGTCCCTTAATATGGACCTTAATGAAATCAGCATGAATTTAGTTCCTTTTCCTCAACTTCATTATCTCGTGTCAAGCCTAACACCTCTGTATACACTGACAGATGTTAACATTCCTCCTAGAAG ATTGGATCAGATGTTTTCAGATGCCTTTAGTAAAGATCACCAGCTGCTTCGGGCAGACCCCAAACACAGTCTTTACCTCGCCTGTGCACTCATGGTTAGAGGAAATGTACAAATTTCAGATCTTCGTAGAAATATTGAAAg attAAAACCATCTCTACAATTTGTCTCCTGGAATCAAGAAGGCTGGAAGACCAGCCTGTGTTCCGTACCTCCTGTGGGCCATTCTCATTCGTTATTAGCTTTAGCAAATAACACATGTGTGAAGCCCACCTTCATGGAACTGAAAGAGAGATTCATGAGGCTCTACAAGAAAAAG gcTCACCTTCATCACTATCTACAAGTTGAAGGGATGGAAGAAAGCTGTTTCACAGAAGCTGTGTCATCTTTATCAGCACTCATACAGGAATATGACCAACTGGACGCCACAAAAAACATGCCTGTGCAGGATTTACCCAGACTAAGCATAGCTATGTGa
- the TUBE1 gene encoding tubulin epsilon chain isoform X2 — protein sequence MTQSVVVQVGQCGNQIGCCFWDLALREHAAVNQKGIYDEAISSFFRNVDTRVVGDGGSISKGKICSLKARAVLIDMEEGVVNEILQGPLRDVFDTKQLITDISGSGNNWAVGHKVFGSLYQDQILEKFRKSAEHCDCLQCFFIIHSMGGGTGSGLGTFLLKVLEDEFPEVYRFVTSIYPSGEDDVITSPYNSILAMKELNEHADCVLPIDNQSLFDIISKIDLMVNSGKLGTTVKPKSLVTSSSGALKKRHKKPFDAMNNIVANLLLNLTSSARFEGSLNMDLNEISMNLVPFPQLHYLVSSLTPLYTLTDVNIPPRRLKPSLQFVSWNQEGWKTSLCSVPPVGHSHSLLALANNTCVKPTFMELKERFMRLYKKKAHLHHYLQVEGMEESCFTEAVSSLSALIQEYDQLDATKNMPVQDLPRLSIAM from the exons ATGACCCAGTCGGTGGTCGTACAGG TCGGCCAGTGCGGAAACCAGATCGGCTGCTGCTTCTGGGACCTGGCACTAAGGGAGCACGCCGCGGTCAACCAG aaaggaATTTATGATGAGGCAATAAGCAGCTTCTTTAGAAATGTGGACACCAG AGTGGTTGGTGATGGTGGAAGTATTTCCAAGGgaaaaatatgttctttaaaaGCACGA gctGTCTTGATTGATATGGAAGAAGGGGTAGTGAATGAAATTCTGCAGGGACCACTGAGAGATGTATTTGATACGAAACAGCTCATCACTGATATTTCTGGCTCAGGAAATAATTG GGCCGTGGGTCACAAAGTTTTCGGCAGTCTTTACCAAGACCAGATTTTAGAGAAATTCAGAAAGTCGGCAGAGCACTGTGATTGCTTGCAGTGTTTCTTTATAATACATTCCATGGGAGGAG GAACAGGATCTGGACTTGGCACATTTCTTTTAAAGGTGCTTGAAGACGAATTCCCAGAAGTATACAGATTTGTGACTTCCATTTATCCTTCTGGTGAGGATGATGTCATAACCTCACCTTATAATAGCATCTTGGCAATGAAGGAACTTAATGAGCATGCAGACTGTGTGTTGCCCATTGACAATCAA TCTTTATTTGACATCATTAGCAAAATCGACCTCATGGTGAATTCTGGAAAGTTGGGTACAACTGTGAAGCCAAAGAGTCTGGTTACTTCAAGTTCTGGGGCTTTAAAAAAGCGGCATAAGAAGCCCTTTGATGCAATGAATAACATTGTGGCAAATTTGCTGCTCAACCTAACGAG CTCTGCAAGATTTGAAGGGTCCCTTAATATGGACCTTAATGAAATCAGCATGAATTTAGTTCCTTTTCCTCAACTTCATTATCTCGTGTCAAGCCTAACACCTCTGTATACACTGACAGATGTTAACATTCCTCCTAGAAG attAAAACCATCTCTACAATTTGTCTCCTGGAATCAAGAAGGCTGGAAGACCAGCCTGTGTTCCGTACCTCCTGTGGGCCATTCTCATTCGTTATTAGCTTTAGCAAATAACACATGTGTGAAGCCCACCTTCATGGAACTGAAAGAGAGATTCATGAGGCTCTACAAGAAAAAG gcTCACCTTCATCACTATCTACAAGTTGAAGGGATGGAAGAAAGCTGTTTCACAGAAGCTGTGTCATCTTTATCAGCACTCATACAGGAATATGACCAACTGGACGCCACAAAAAACATGCCTGTGCAGGATTTACCCAGACTAAGCATAGCTATGTGa
- the TUBE1 gene encoding tubulin epsilon chain: MTQSVVVQVGQCGNQIGCCFWDLALREHAAVNQKGIYDEAISSFFRNVDTRVVGDGGSISKGKICSLKARAVLIDMEEGVVNEILQGPLRDVFDTKQLITDISGSGNNWAVGHKVFGSLYQDQILEKFRKSAEHCDCLQCFFIIHSMGGGTGSGLGTFLLKVLEDEFPEVYRFVTSIYPSGEDDVITSPYNSILAMKELNEHADCVLPIDNQSLFDIISKIDLMVNSGKLGTTVKPKSLVTSSSGALKKRHKKPFDAMNNIVANLLLNLTSSARFEGSLNMDLNEISMNLVPFPQLHYLVSSLTPLYTLTDVNIPPRRLDQMFSDAFSKDHQLLRADPKHSLYLACALMVRGNVQISDLRRNIERLKPSLQFVSWNQEGWKTSLCSVPPVGHSHSLLALANNTCVKPTFMELKERFMRLYKKKAHLHHYLQVEGMEESCFTEAVSSLSALIQEYDQLDATKNMPVQDLPRLSIAM; the protein is encoded by the exons ATGACCCAGTCGGTGGTCGTACAGG TCGGCCAGTGCGGAAACCAGATCGGCTGCTGCTTCTGGGACCTGGCACTAAGGGAGCACGCCGCGGTCAACCAG aaaggaATTTATGATGAGGCAATAAGCAGCTTCTTTAGAAATGTGGACACCAG AGTGGTTGGTGATGGTGGAAGTATTTCCAAGGgaaaaatatgttctttaaaaGCACGA gctGTCTTGATTGATATGGAAGAAGGGGTAGTGAATGAAATTCTGCAGGGACCACTGAGAGATGTATTTGATACGAAACAGCTCATCACTGATATTTCTGGCTCAGGAAATAATTG GGCCGTGGGTCACAAAGTTTTCGGCAGTCTTTACCAAGACCAGATTTTAGAGAAATTCAGAAAGTCGGCAGAGCACTGTGATTGCTTGCAGTGTTTCTTTATAATACATTCCATGGGAGGAG GAACAGGATCTGGACTTGGCACATTTCTTTTAAAGGTGCTTGAAGACGAATTCCCAGAAGTATACAGATTTGTGACTTCCATTTATCCTTCTGGTGAGGATGATGTCATAACCTCACCTTATAATAGCATCTTGGCAATGAAGGAACTTAATGAGCATGCAGACTGTGTGTTGCCCATTGACAATCAA TCTTTATTTGACATCATTAGCAAAATCGACCTCATGGTGAATTCTGGAAAGTTGGGTACAACTGTGAAGCCAAAGAGTCTGGTTACTTCAAGTTCTGGGGCTTTAAAAAAGCGGCATAAGAAGCCCTTTGATGCAATGAATAACATTGTGGCAAATTTGCTGCTCAACCTAACGAG CTCTGCAAGATTTGAAGGGTCCCTTAATATGGACCTTAATGAAATCAGCATGAATTTAGTTCCTTTTCCTCAACTTCATTATCTCGTGTCAAGCCTAACACCTCTGTATACACTGACAGATGTTAACATTCCTCCTAGAAG ATTGGATCAGATGTTTTCAGATGCCTTTAGTAAAGATCACCAGCTGCTTCGGGCAGACCCCAAACACAGTCTTTACCTCGCCTGTGCACTCATGGTTAGAGGAAATGTACAAATTTCAGATCTTCGTAGAAATATTGAAAg attAAAACCATCTCTACAATTTGTCTCCTGGAATCAAGAAGGCTGGAAGACCAGCCTGTGTTCCGTACCTCCTGTGGGCCATTCTCATTCGTTATTAGCTTTAGCAAATAACACATGTGTGAAGCCCACCTTCATGGAACTGAAAGAGAGATTCATGAGGCTCTACAAGAAAAAG gcTCACCTTCATCACTATCTACAAGTTGAAGGGATGGAAGAAAGCTGTTTCACAGAAGCTGTGTCATCTTTATCAGCACTCATACAGGAATATGACCAACTGGACGCCACAAAAAACATGCCTGTGCAGGATTTACCCAGACTAAGCATAGCTATGTGa